Proteins encoded together in one Ipomoea triloba cultivar NCNSP0323 chromosome 4, ASM357664v1 window:
- the LOC116016042 gene encoding uncharacterized protein LOC116016042 has protein sequence MANIPEHRKWMYNRLLPGRRGYTDEFLMGVEEFVNYASKLPVYEASMQIRCPGSKCKNRVHLSADDVRVHLYKKGFEPNYWVWTCHGELVPAIQQLVNEGPSENNQYEQMVFDVCGPSTFPLNVENNQEEEPHSSARNFYDLLNAARQPLSMNVGEETELAYTLMMMNIKTTYNIPQVAMDQIFHYNNRMMGPDNRVPTRYYDAKKLLTKLGLGHEKIDCCVNSCMLYYKSEINDRHCKFCGEPRFKPRQPGSTHAKEVSRKRMHYLPLIPRLQRLYASHISTSHMRWHYENRREPGIMCHPSDGEAWKHFDRKFPDFAADPRNVRLGLCSDGFSPFGFNAKPYSCWPVMVVPYNLPSSVCMTTPYTFLTCIIPVKKNPKGNIDVYLQPLIDELQLLWETGVLTYDASLKQNFMIRAALMWTINDFPAYGMLSRWQTAGKLACPYCVHYSKSFYLKNGHKTCWFDCHRQFLPMNHSWRKNRDAFVKRRVEKSRPPPIWNGDELFHILENIPRIIEGPIDRIEGFGQSHNWKKESIFWDLPYWKDNLLRHNLDVMHIEKNVFDNIFNTVMDVKGTTKNKDTPSARLDMKDVCNRSQLELVEHNGRFLMPKASYSLHRTNQLAVYEWLRTLKLPD, from the coding sequence ATGGCTAATATACCTGAGCATCGAAAATGGATGTATAACCGATTGCTACCAGGAAGAAGGGGGTACACTGATGAGTTCTTAATGGGTGTTGAGGAATTTGTAAATTATGCAAGTAAGCTTCCTGTATACGAGGCTTCAATGCAGATTAGGTGTCCAGGTAGTAAGTGTAAGAATAGAGTACACTTATCTGCAGATGATGTTCGTGTTCATTTATATAAAAAGGGTTTTGAACCGAATTACTGGGTTTGGACTTGTCATGGTGAGCTTGTCCCCGCAATACAACAACTTGTGAACGAGGGCCCTAGTGAAAACAATCAGTATGAACAAATGGTTTTTGATGTATGTGGTCCATCAACCTTTCCATTAAATGTCGAAAATAACCAAGAAGAAGAGCCACACAGTAGTGCAAGAAACTTCTATGATTTGTTAAATGCTGCGAGACAGCCTTTATCAATGAATGTTGGTGAAGAAACAGAGTTGGCATATacattgatgatgatgaatatcAAGACAACTTATAATATTCCGCAGGTAGCAATGGATCAGATATTTCACTATAATAACCGTATGATGGGTCCCGATAATCGAGTACCTACTAGGTATTATGATGCAAAAAAATTACTTACAAAACTTGGTCTTGGGCATGAGAAGATTGATTGTTGTGTAAACAGTTGTATGTTGTACTATAAGTCTGAAATCAATGACAGACACTGTAAGTTTTGTGGTGAGCCAAGATTTAAACCACGTCAACCTGGATCTACTCATGCAAAAGAGGTGTCACGCAAAAGAATGCATTACCTTCCCCTCATCCCTAGATTGCAACGGTTGTATGCATCACATATATCTACCTCACACATGCGGTGGCATTATGAAAATCGCCGCGAGCCTGGTATTATGTGTCATCCTTCAGATGGTGAAGCATGGAAGCACTTTGATAGAAAGTTCCCCGATTTCGCAGCAGATCCTCGAAATGTGAGATTAGGCTTATGTTCTGATGGATTTTCGCCTTTTGGTTTCAATGCAAAGCCGTATTCTTGTTGGCCTGTTATGGTTGTTCCATATAATCTCCCATCTTCAGTGTGTATGACTACACCATACACATTCTTAACTTGTATTATTCCTGTGAAAAAGAACCCAAAAGGCAATATTGATGTCTATTTGCAGCCTTTAATCGATGAACTTCAATTGTTATGGGAAACAGGTGTCTTGACTTATGATGCATCACTTAAGCAGAATTTTATGATACGAGCTGCGTTAATGTGGACCATCAATGACTTTCCTGCATACGGTATGTTATCTAGATGGCAGACAGCCGGGAAACTAGCATGTCCTTATTgtgttcattattctaaatcATTTTACTTGAAGAATGGTCATAAAACGTGTTGGTTTGATTGTCACCGTCAATTCCTTCCAATGAATCACTCATGGAGGAAGAATCGAGATGCCTTCGTCAAAAGACGAGTAGAGAAATCAAGACCTCCACCAATTTGGAATGGAGATGAGTTGTTTCATATTTTGGAAAATATCCCAAGGATCATTGAAGGTCCAATTGATCGCATTGAGGGGTTTGGGCAATCACATAATTGGAAAAAAGAGAGCATATTTTGGGATTTACCTTATTGGAAGGATAACTTGCTACGTCATAACCTTGATGTGATGCATATAGAGAAAAATGTGTTTGACAACATCTTCAACACGGTTATGGATGTCAAAGgcacaacaaaaaacaaagacaCGCCTAGTGCACGTCTCGATATGAAGGACGTATGTAATAGATCACAACTTGAGTTGGTAGAACATAATGGACGTTTTCTTATGCCCAAGGCAAGCTACAGTTTGCATCGTACTAATCAATTGGCTGTCTATGAGTGGTTGCGGACATTGAAGTTACCTGATTGA